The following nucleotide sequence is from Trifolium pratense cultivar HEN17-A07 linkage group LG2, ARS_RC_1.1, whole genome shotgun sequence.
GTTTATAGTAAATACATTTGTCACTTTCATTCAGTTTTAATTCATTTGATATCATGAAATTGTAAACTTTTCATGACATTTCTTATGGCTTATTAAAGACCATACAAAGTACTATATGACTTATAGACTTTAATTTTCTTGCCACCCATGAGTTACAAAATATTCAGGTTGttctaaataaatttcttcttcCAGTCACGgtaaaaacaaaggaaaaacagTTTTGACATCCATCTGGTGTactattaaattataaatagcaTCAAGAAAATTTAGTACCACTATGGATGTTATTCTTGTGACAGGAGAAAAATTATTGcagaaatctatattttttcttttatctaaAACCCTTCGCTACAAGGATAATGTTTTAGATTCTTTTCCAAAATTCATTTACAACTCATTGGTTTGTACTCAGGAGGCAATTATTTCAAATGTCAGGTCTTGTTAGACCCTAAAGAATCTATCTTCTCTTTTATGGCCTCTTGCCATATATAAGCCTTCAAGGAAGACAACACTTCTTGAAAACTAGTTATAGATTCTCTTCTAATGTATAAACCATGTAACAAGGTTCACACTCTTTAGCAACTATTGCTATCTTACCTCTTCGAGGTTCATAACATCTTGTTCGATGTTCTCATCATTGCTTCTGATCACTAGAGTGTGATAAGTTGCAATACCCCCACTAGTGcgcccccactatttctcaatttaaagagaaattcattttcatagaaatcaacTTCATTTGATTTTATGATCACTTTAGCATATAGGTCATAAAACCTATAAGCTTTCCTTTTAATTATATACTCAACGAGtacacattcataggctctactagtGAGTTTGACTCTCTTGGAGTTAGGAATTTGAACATACGTCAAACTGCTCCAAGTTCAAAAATAAGACAAATTAAATtgtcttttcttcaaaatttcaaaagtagAAATTTTGTTCCTGTGCTTAGGCACTCTACTTAGCACAAAACAATCAATTAATCAAAAATTTCCCCACTAATGAGATGCAAtgccaaaattaattaaacatgaTTGTAACAACTAGCTCGGTAAATGTTCTATATTTTTTCGCTTTACCATTCATCTCAAAAGAGTAGAGTGCAGTTGTTTCATGATAATTTCATACTCATTAAAAATGTGGGAATCATATTTTTGTGCCTCtatcaaaatcatttgattttcTCATTGAATTACTTTTCAATTTCAGTTCGATATAATTGGAACATGTCAAAAACAtcactcatttttatttttcataagatgtatgaaaatataacttgaacagtcatcaataaaagtgatGATATTTTCTGTTTCTAATAGAGTTTTAATTCACATTGTGTATCTGATTCTTGAATAATTTGCCAGTTGGCTTCAGACCTGTGAATTTCTTTTTAGTGTTGTTGTTCAAGACAACAAACACTTCATTTTTCTGATTTTGTTGTTTAGCTTATTCTTCAATGCGAAGACATGTTATCAGAAATTCGAGGGAATATCGTTTAGCCATTTATCCTTATAGCTTGTtcaatttttaaagtaaaattggaatcactttcttcaaaataataacaactcttttgttattattaaagcATAATTTTTATTGCCAATTTTTAAGTGATTTACTTCAAACCGAAACGGTTTGTTCTAGTCCGCAATATCATAATCAGAGCCAGTAATTTCTTCGGTAGGCATGGCAGGaaagaaacgtcttaaaattgttgttttcgtggttcaaaatcgttaaaaataattttcagccaccgaagagattactggattgagtcgcgggtcgatacgctctctttaagacgtttcgcggcactgcccaaaattgtgcaaggcagacgatcaaccacgaagtccccaggataaaacagctcagttctactgataccgataaatactgcactgtagatatcgggcaagaattacaccctcaaTTATGATACTTAAACCAGTACGCTATGGTTTTAAGTTCATTCTAATATGGTGCTATGACCATTCCAATATGGTATTGAGACCATTCTTATATGGTAACTAAGACCATTCAAAACATAGGGAATATGGTTCTATGACCATTCTTAAATTTGAAGGAACTGTGATACTAGGATCACTTTTAAAACATAATGttaataatactaatactaagTACTGGTATTATCGCTTAGTGTCATAAATTAACAGCAACCTTATGATTTGATACAATcataacataaatatatatctggCTACTGCATATACTGCCTTTGTTATAAAATAGATGTATATGATTAGAATATAGCATAGACTAAATCTATTTCCTTACTTGttgataagaaaataaaacaatttaatcTCTTAGCATCAATAGTCACAGTGCACGGATTATATATGAACCGTAaacaattaatatattatatacaacATGTATAATAATATCAAAAGATTGTTTCAATTACCTCTTAGCAAGCATCCACAAAATTAATAATTGCAGAATGAACCATATAGTAGTTGCAAAAGGAGAAGAGTGGAAGTTGTGAAAATTCAAGAGAAACTTTTTGCTATTGGAACACAAAACATATCATTCACATATCATCCATTGGATTGCTTACTCCCACACTACCGAAAGTTGGTTCCTGCTATACTATGCTGCTACTATTGACAGTTACAAAGATTTGTGGAGTAAGTGTTTGCTATGTGTATCCAAAAACAATGGAGCGATGATACTATCACTAGTTTTCTAAACCATATTTTTTTCTGGCGGCACCTGAGGTGTAGGGTACTTCCTTAAGAGACTTATTTTTATATCAAGAGAATATAACATGTGCTTCTAATACCAACTTATTTCCTATAAAAAATGAGATGATGCTGATGACTCAAAAATCAGTGAGGTGGTCGTGAAAATAGGAAAATATGTTGTGACCTTTTCTACTGTTCTTCCTATTATCTAGTAACTTAAGTGAGTTTCTGCAACATAgtctattttcattatttttattttcaaaatacacACTAGTATATAATACATACTAGTATGCTCTTGTACCCGATTTGGGactcaaacattttattttcaattcacacataaTGTGTTCTTTGTTCCAACAATGATCATGTGACGGTCAGGCAGTATTCTTCTCCAGTTATCCATCCCAAAATAGTAGATCTCGTTTCCGTATGCGGTTTTTTCCTCTCTCATTTGATTAATCTAACAATTGAGAATAGTGCATGATGGGATCTGAATAAGGTGTGGAAGTGGGTAGGggaaaatctaaaacaaaaataacagtTCTGCTCTATTTTTTTGCAATGTTGAAGAGAAATTATTTCCATGAACCCCACAACTTTATAATATCTGTCTCACATATTTCTTTCGTTACAAACAAGCTACATTATCTCTCTCTCCCCTAACTCTGTGATCTAAATTTCTACCAAAATAAGCACAATTTGAAACTACCACATATATAAGCATAAATTAGAGGGTGGAAAATGGAAATAGACAAGGTTGATCAATATGGGTTTATACCTTATCTTGCGTCAGGTTCATATCGGATAAAAaactctttttattattttggattctgatgggccgatcacttttgatttgAGATCGGTAGTTGGTGTCTAGCGGCATCTTTATGGGTCGGGTTGGTGTCTTCTCGGTGGTCCGGAAGTTGAGGAGTGTCCTTCTAATAATGAGATTAGAAAAATGGATCTTTATTAGGTGGTGTATGTTGTGGTATTTTCATTGATGTTCCGCGACGCCTTTGTTTTTGTAGCTCCTCTTACCggtctctgttcgtcttgtgtAAAGACCtagttattattaataatatttatgaGCAAGAATTTGAGACTCGTATTCTGCAAGTTTCAACTGAGTTCTACGGGGCTGAATCCCAGAAATTTATTGAGTGTTGTGATTGTGGGGATTATCTCAAGACAGCTGAGAGGCTCCTCAATGAGGAAATGGATAGATTGAACCGTTATTTGGATCCTAAGACCGAAAGAGGAAGATTGCTAATAATGTGGTGGAGAAGGAGATGATCGAAAATACATGCTTAGATGTGGAAAGactatttttatgtcatttaccAATTAAataaaggaattttttttttaattttttatgaagagtctatttttatttttgatctTAGCCTCTAAATAGTTAGGACCACCCATGAAtactactataattttttttttaattctccTCATTTAGTCAATATTGTTGTGTAACATTAAGTAATTAAGGCTTTTTCTAACATGAAATAGCAAGAGAAGTCTTTCATGATACACAACATTTCTCAACCTTAGGATTTGCAGGCGTAATAAATCTTTTTATGGGGCATCtgtattcaatttatttttcttttctctttctcaGAACCTTTCGTCCAAACCCACCAGAAATCACTGTGATGGTTTAGCAACTTCACATCTTCTTGCATCActcatctttctttttcatttctcaTTAATTTCTTTTCTAAACATAAGACTCACTACATTGTAATGAACCCACTAATTTGGATAGGCCCAAATAAGAGTTAGTCAACTTCAGCCCAAGAAATGAGACTATGTGAAGGAATGAGTTACTATTAATACTGTAATAGGGTTATTTTGTGAGTTATGTGAATTGTGAAGTTTGTTATTCTCTCCCTCTAAACTCTCTATGTTCACATCTTGTATCCTTCCACTCACTAGAGTTGGATTTAATTTCCAGAAAATTCAATACAATTTCCCTCGTCTTTATCCTTTCAATTTTACACTTGTTACATTGGTGCTTTCATTGTCACCATGGCAGAGCATAGATTGATGAGTGATGCTCAATTTAAAGAAAGGGTAGAACGCCGCAATAAGCGATTAGATCGAATTGATTTCTTATTGGAAGCGTTACTCCAAAAGCAAAATGGTTCGAAGAGCTCTTTCCGTGGTGCGATGAACTCGTCTCAGGAGACCCTACGACAACCATTCCGTTCTAATCACATATTCCATGTTGCTGAATCATCAAGAAAATTTAAACAGAGCATGGCAGAATTGTCACGAGAAAATCCAATTGCAAAACCGTCGACGCCATATTTGGACAGCTTGGTTGCAAATTTGCCTATAATTGCTGCCAATATCGACAAATCATCTACTGCTAATGCGCAGAGGAATAAAGAAATCCCACGAGCAGATGAGTTTATGGTTCAAAGTGAACCAAAATCCATGGTGAATACAATCGGTGATTGCATCGGGAAAATCGTAGAATCGCCGTTGAACAAAGCTCTTCCAGTTACGACAATCTTTTCCTCTTCCCAGGACTTGATTTCCACGCATTTCTTCCCTAATGAAGACTCTGCAATATCTGACTCAGAGCATACCGATGCCATCAACAAGGATGTTATGAGAAATCAAGGTTTGTCTCTACACTCTGAAATTCCTCATGCGTTGCATTTTATGAGTATAGGGAATAAACAAGCTAGTAGTCTGGAACCTAAGTTTCAATTGCACTGTGATAAAATTTTGGTGGAGCACACAGTGGTGCCATTGACTGCCTCAATTCAAACATGCCTATCTTATGTTCGACAAAATGTCCCAACACATTCACCgccaccaaaaccaccagatTGTGCATTATTGAACCCTCTACTATCACTTGAATTGCCTAAAGGTGTACCAGTTGAGAACCACTTAATGTCACCACCACCGCTGAAACCACCGGATCACAATTTTCAATTGAAGCAAGGAGAATTTCAAGTGACGCGGATACCCGCAGTGCCCCCGCTGCCTCCTGAACCTCCAGATTTGTGTTTTGGTGGAGTTTCCATTTTGAGGCCTTATTGCACATCACCTTATCATGCTTATCATATTCTTAGGCGTGAGAATATTTTCGAGCAATTTCATGCATATAATTACTCGAACATAATTTTACAGTTGAATTCAGCTTTTACACAAACTTTGGTAGAATTATTTCCTACATTCCTAGCTCCACGGATAGTTACACCTTGGACCCATCTAATTGAATCTGCAACTTTAGTTTTTACAACATCTACAAAGCACCGAACTGTTGGCAGCAAATGGAACAGTTTACTTGAGTTTAGTCATTACATGCATTGTTATATTCACAAATTTGATAGCAATCTTTCATCAGAACCATCACCGACTGCAATTGTTGTTCCCAATAATAGTGCAAACCTTGCTATCTTGATTGAAAAATGGCTGCACAAAATGAAGTGGTGTACCTCATTATGTGGCAACACAATCCAATTAATTGAGAATCTTCAAGCTACTTTAAATGCAGATGTGTTGTTACATAATTGTGGGGTCTGTGACATGTCTAAGATGATTTTAGATTGTTCTAATTATCTAATTGTGGGGTATATCAAAACTGGTGTATTAGAGAGAAAAGTATTGCTATCTTTTGAGCTTGGACCCATCTAATTGAATCTGCAACTTTAGTTTTTACAACATCTACAAAGCACCGAACTGTTGGCAGCAAATGGAACAGTTTACTTGAGTTTAGTCATTACATGCATTGTTATATTCACAAATTTGATAGCAATCTTTCATCAGAACCATCACCGACTGCAATTGTTGTTCCCAATAATAGTGCAAACCTTGCTATCTTGATTGAAAAATGGCTGCACAAAATGAAGTGGTGTACCTCATTATGTGGCAACACAATCCAATTAATTGAGAATCTTCAAGCTACTTTAAATGCAGATGTGTTGTTACATAATTGTGGGGTCTGTGACATGTCTAAGATGATTTTAGATTGTTCTAATTATCTAATTGTGGGGTATATCAAAACTGGTGTATTAGAGAGAAAAGTATTGCTATCTTTTGAGCTTGGACCCATCTAATTGAATCTGCAACTTTAGTTTTTACAACATCTACAAAGCACCGAACTGTTGGCAGCAAATGGAACAGTTTACTTGAGTTTAGTCATTACATGCATTGTTATATTCACAAATTTGATAGCAATCTTTCATCAGAACCATCACCGACTGCAATTGTTGTTCCCAATAATAGTGCAAACCTTGCTATCTTGATTGAAAAATGGCTGCACAAAATGAAGTGGTGTACCTCATTATGTGGCAACACAATCCAATTAATTGAGAATCTTCAAGCTACTTTAAATGCAGATGTGTTGTTACATAATTGTGGGGTCTGTGACATGTCTAAGATGATTTTAGATTGTTCTAATTATCTAATTGTGGGGTATATCAAAACTGGTGTATTAGAGAGAAAAGTATTGCTATCTTTTGAGCTTGTTCCTAAATGTTGGATGGTTGTGATGATACAAGTAGATTATGGAGattttgattttatgagattgaATGGTGGTTGTGCCTACTGTGTTTTGAAGTTGAAGAAAAGAGACATCACCTCCTATTCAAGTTCAAATGTGCTTAGTCAATTTAATTTGATTCACTATTACTTATGGACTACTCATCTTTCTATTTGGTTGTCTAAATTCAATATTCAAGGGAACATTGGTGATAGTTATGGTCTTTGTGTGCTGGTGgaacatgttttattttatcacTTGTGTGCAAACTTTGAAGGCCTCAATGGTGAAAACAAGTGTGAAAATGAAGGTTGTATTTTAGATATTGTTGTAACACATGTGGAGTATTTTTTTATGAGCCACAAGAAGTTCCACAAGCTGTTTGGATTTTGGTTATGGCTGCTAGGTGataatcttatttttcttactACGCTGTCTAAGAAATGGGAACCGGGTGGTGATGGTTATTACTTCCATGCCGAGGATTCTTTGCAATTCAAGCAATGGGATCCGGGTAAAATTTGTGTTGTGATCAATTTTtacaaccttgaggacaaggttggtTTTAAAGGGGAAGGTATTGTAATGAACCCACCAATTTGGATAGGCCCAAATAAGAGTTAGTCAACTTCAGCCCAAGAAATGAGACTATGTGAAGGAATGAGTTACTATTAATACTGTAATAGGGTTATTTTGTGAGTTATGTGAATTGTGAAGTTTGTTATTCTCTCCCTCTAAACTCTCTATGTTCACATCTTGTATCCTTCCACTCACTAGAGTTGGATTTAATTTCCAGAAAATTCAATACAATTTCCCTCGCCTTTATCCTTTCAATTTTACACTTGTTACATACATCTAATCTAATTAATTTACACAATTTTTTCCTTCCAATGATATGATTATTCTTCTAATTTTCAGTGATaccataacaaacaaattaattttaactttaacATAACAGATAGAAAGGAGGAAAAACGATGGTAGAGGATGTGATAATGGAGGTGGTCGTGTATCAAATTTCAGTACGGTGGAGACGTTTTCCGACGTAGTGGTCGCCGACAAAAATGCTCCaatcacaaaataaatttaggGGTTTTGTTGCCGATATCAAGGGGAAGAAAATGGTCAGTCCGATTTTTACATATGCAGCCATGGCGACCGGAAAATATGAGAGAAGGTGGCGGTTGGTGTTTCTAAAATGTCtctaatatgaaattaatttgtGGGATTTTGTAGAACAGGAAGA
It contains:
- the LOC123905753 gene encoding uncharacterized protein LOC123905753; translated protein: MAEHRLMSDAQFKERVERRNKRLDRIDFLLEALLQKQNGSKSSFRGAMNSSQETLRQPFRSNHIFHVAESSRKFKQSMAELSRENPIAKPSTPYLDSLVANLPIIAANIDKSSTANAQRNKEIPRADEFMVQSEPKSMVNTIGDCIGKIVESPLNKALPVTTIFSSSQDLISTHFFPNEDSAISDSEHTDAINKDVMRNQGLSLHSEIPHALHFMSIGNKQASSLEPKFQLHCDKILVEHTVVPLTASIQTCLSYVRQNVPTHSPPPKPPDCALLNPLLSLELPKGVPVENHLMSPPPLKPPDHNFQLKQGEFQVTRIPAVPPLPPEPPDLCFGGVSILRPYCTSPYHAYHILRRENIFEQFHAYNYSNIILQLNSAFTQTLVELFPTFLAPRIVTPWTHLIESATLVFTTSTKHRTVGSKWNSLLEFSHYMHCYIHKFDSNLSSEPSPTAIVVPNNSANLAILIEKWLHKMKWCTSLCGNTIQLIENLQATLNADVLLHNCGVCDMSKMILDCSNYLIVGYIKTGVLERKVLLSFELVPKCWMVVMIQVDYGDFDFMRLNGGCAYCVLKLKKRDITSYSSSNVLSQFNLIHYYLWTTHLSIWLSKFNIQGNIGDSYGLCVLVEHVLFYHLCANFEGLNGENKCENEGCILDIVVTHVEYFFMSHKKFHKLFGFWLWLLGDNLIFLTTLSKKWEPGGDGYYFHAEDSLQFKQWDPGKICVVINFYNLEDKVGFKGEGIVMNPPIWIGPNKS